CCGATGTCGAGGGTTTGCATATCTGGTTGCGCACCAACAACCTTCACGATCGATGCGGCGCCGACGAGCAGACGCGAGAGGCGCTGCTCGCCGCACGCGATGCCATCTATCGCGCGGTGAAGGAGGCCCAGCTCGACGACATCAATACCCTGCTGTCCCGCGGCGCGATCCGCCGCTCCCTGACCGACGACGGGCCGCGCGACACCGCCGAGGTTCCCGAATCGTGCTGGCTCCCCGGCTGGCTCGCGGCCGACAATCTGCTGGCCCTATTGGCCGAGTCCCCCGACCGCATCAAACAGTGCGCGCACCCACAGTGCGTGTTGTTCTTCTACGACACGTCCAAGAACGGTGCCCGACGGTGGCACTCCATGGCGACATGCGGAAACAGGGCGAAGGCGGCTCGGCACTACGCCAAGAACACGTGAGAGAACTTCACAGCCGCATCACAGGTTAGATTCTTACTCAACTATCACAATCGAAGTATTACGTAACAGGTATCACTTCGTTACCATAATCATCATGCGAAACATCGTATTGACCGTCGGCGTGTCTGCCGTTTTTGGAGCGGCATGCACGGGAGCAGCCCTTACGAGTGCGCCGGTGGCCTACGGAGCTCCGTTGAACTTCGACTGCCTGCAGGTCGCGACACCGGTCGGCATGAACCTGACCTGCGTGAACCCCACTCCGTTCACTATGGACGCACATTTCAAGGGGAACTGCGGTCCGCTCCCGATGCTCAATGAGGACACTGAGATCGGGCCATTCAAGACGATCTCGCGCCAGGTGCCGTGCCTGCCGGGCGTGCAATCACCGTCGGCCGAAGCCTCGATGAGCATGCGATCCAACGCGCCAGACGAAGGTGCCCCGCCACCGGATGCTCCAGCACGCCCGTTCGGCCTGTAAGCGGAATAGCGGTCACCCGACGTTGCGGCGCTCCGCTTCCGAGGCCAGGGCGATCTTCACCACGTCGTAAGCCAGGGATTGACCGTATCCGCGGCGCGCCAACATGGCGACCAATCGTCGTGCGGCCCTGCCCCCTCCGTCATCCAGGTTCTCGGTCCTCAGCTTCTTCGCGACGAGCTCCTCGGCGCGCGACCGTTCGGAGTCTGCGTCGATCTGCGCGAGCGCAGCAGCTGCGTTCTCGGCCGAGACCCCCTTGGTCCGCAGCTCCGCGGCCAAGGCGCGCTTACCTTTTCCGGAGTATGTGTGCCGGGACCTCACCCATTGGGTCGCGAAGTCGGCGTCATTGATCAGCCCGGCGGCGGCCAGCCGGTCCATGACTCGGCCGGAAACCTCATCGGGGTACCCGCGCCGCACCAGCCTTTCGGTCAGCTCGGCGCGGGTACGCGCCCGACTTGTCAACAGGCGAAGGCAATATGACCACGCCTGCTCGTCCCGCGAGTCAACCGGTTCACACGTCGGGGCTTCGGGGACCGACGCGATCCGGGCTCGCAGATCGTCAAGGGTTCCTTGTGAACCCGGTGGAGAAATCGAGTTAGAAATCGACTGGGGCCGGGACGACTTCGTCATCGGTCAACACCGCTCCGATACCAAGCTTTTCCTTGATCTTCTTCTCGATCTCGTTGGCGACATCGACGTTCTCCAGCAGGAAGTTACGAGCATTCTCCTTGCCCTGCCCCAGCTGCTCACCTTCGTAGGTGAACCAGGAGCCGGACTTACGGATGAAGCCCTGTTCCACACCCATGTCGATAAGCGAGCCCTCCTTCGAGATGCCCTTGCCGTAGAGGATGTCGAACTCGGCCTGCTTGAACGGCGGTGACACCTTGTTCTTGACAACCTTGACGCGAGTGCGGTTACCCACCGCGTCGGTGCCGTCCTTGAGGGTCTCGATGCGGCGCACATCCAGACGCACCGAGGAGTAGAACTTCAAAGCCTTACCACCGGTGGTGGTTTCGGGCGAGCCGAACATCACGCCGATCTTCTCGCGCAGCTGGTTGATGAAGATCGCGGTGGTGCCCGAGTTGTTGAGCGCACCGGTCATCTTGCGCAGCGCCTGGCTCATCAGGCGGGCCTGCAGACCGACATGGCTATCACCCATCTCGCCCTCGATTTCGGCGCGCGGTACCAGCGCGGCCACCGAGTCGATGACGATGAGGTCGATCGCCCCGGAGCGCACCAGCATGTCGGCGATCTCCAGCGCCTGTTCACCGGTATCGGGCTGCGACACCAGCAGCGAGTCGGTGTCGACGCCGAGCTTCTTGGCGTACTCCGGATCGAGGGCGTGCTCGGCGTCGATGAAGGCCGCGATGCCGCCGGCACGTTGCGCATTGGCAACCGCGTGCAGCGCCACGGTGGTCTTACCCGAGGATTCCGGACCGTAGATCTCGATGACACGGCCACGGGGCAGACCGCCGATACCGAGCGCCACGTCCAGCGCGATGGATCCGGTCGGGATCACGGAGATGGGCTGGCGCACCTCGTCGCCGAGCCGCATGACCGAACCCTTACCGAAGCTCTTGTCGATTTGTGCGAGCGCGAGCTCGAGAGCCTTCTCGCGATCCGGTGCCTGCGCCATGGTGTTCTCCGTTTCGTGGTCGTGTTCGAAGATCTGGTCTTCGATCGGTTGAGGCAGACGCTAGAACAGCCCACTGACAAGTGGCTGACCTGCGCAAACCATCGCGCGAACATTCACAACACTAGGCCGAACATCTGTTCGAATCAAGCAGGCGCGCCGGTACGGCGTGTCACCGCGCCGTCACCACAGATCGCGCGGGACATCGAAGTCTGCACACAGTGCCCGCCATACATCCCGCGGTTCCACCCCGTCTTCGACAGCCTGTGACGCCGTGCGCCCACCCAGGGCCGTCAGGACGTGATCGACCAGCACCGACGAGCCGTAGACCGCACCGAATCGACCGGTGACAAGCTCGTGAAACTCCGTCAGACGCACACCGTCACCTTAGAGCCGCCATCGCGTCCTGGCACACCCGTACCGCATCCTCGACATCGACGGCGCCCTCGGCAGCCCGGCGAGCGGCTTCTGCGTACCGTTGCTCCCCCAGCACGCTGCCGATGGCCGTGGCCAGAGAGTCCCGGTTGAGCGGCCGCACCAACTCGGCACTTCCTTGTCGCACAACACGATTCGCCAGTTCCCACTGGTCTCCCCCGCCGGGTACTACCACCACCGGAACCCCGGCCAACAGCGCTTTGCTCAAAAAGCCATGTCCCCCACCACAAATCGCCAAGTCAGCTCCGGCCAGCAACAGATCCTGACGTGCCAGACCCGCAATCGCCCAGGCGGGCAAGCCCGACGCGGGCGGGTCCAGCGCGGAGATGACCACGCGCGCACCGGCGGATTCCAGTGCCTGTACCGCCAGTTCGGTCATCCCCTCGGCTCCGGTGAAAGCCGTCGAGGGCGCGATCACGACCACCGGACCCGAACCCGAAGGCGGCTGCAGCACAGCATCAGTGGGCTCCCAATGCAGCGGACCCACCACAACCGCCTCGGCCGGCCAATCGGGGCGCGGCACCTCAAGCGCGGGCAGTGTCGCGATCAAGCGGCGCACAGGACCCGGATCACGAGCGGGCAGTCCGATTTCCACCCGCACCTGCGAACGCTGCCTCAGTCCCTCGTCGATCGACCTTTGTGTGAGCCAGCGCATCACCCCGTCGCGCAGCCTGCCCCGCACACCCACGCCGGGGG
The nucleotide sequence above comes from Mycobacteroides saopaulense. Encoded proteins:
- a CDS encoding glycosyltransferase — encoded protein: MRVAVVAGPDPGHAFPAIALCLKFAAAGHDPVLLTGTRWLDQARAVGLESVELLGLQPRVADDDQDSGAKIHQRAAHMAVANLDQLRELAPDLIVSDVITACGGMAAELLGVPWVELNPHPLYLPSKGLPPLGSGLAPGVGVRGRLRDGVMRWLTQRSIDEGLRQRSQVRVEIGLPARDPGPVRRLIATLPALEVPRPDWPAEAVVVGPLHWEPTDAVLQPPSGSGPVVVIAPSTAFTGAEGMTELAVQALESAGARVVISALDPPASGLPAWAIAGLARQDLLLAGADLAICGGGHGFLSKALLAGVPVVVVPGGGDQWELANRVVRQGSAELVRPLNRDSLATAIGSVLGEQRYAEAARRAAEGAVDVEDAVRVCQDAMAALR
- the recX gene encoding recombination regulator RecX is translated as MTKSSRPQSISNSISPPGSQGTLDDLRARIASVPEAPTCEPVDSRDEQAWSYCLRLLTSRARTRAELTERLVRRGYPDEVSGRVMDRLAAAGLINDADFATQWVRSRHTYSGKGKRALAAELRTKGVSAENAAAALAQIDADSERSRAEELVAKKLRTENLDDGGGRAARRLVAMLARRGYGQSLAYDVVKIALASEAERRNVG
- a CDS encoding DUF3046 domain-containing protein, translating into MRLTEFHELVTGRFGAVYGSSVLVDHVLTALGGRTASQAVEDGVEPRDVWRALCADFDVPRDLW
- the recA gene encoding recombinase RecA; protein product: MAQAPDREKALELALAQIDKSFGKGSVMRLGDEVRQPISVIPTGSIALDVALGIGGLPRGRVIEIYGPESSGKTTVALHAVANAQRAGGIAAFIDAEHALDPEYAKKLGVDTDSLLVSQPDTGEQALEIADMLVRSGAIDLIVIDSVAALVPRAEIEGEMGDSHVGLQARLMSQALRKMTGALNNSGTTAIFINQLREKIGVMFGSPETTTGGKALKFYSSVRLDVRRIETLKDGTDAVGNRTRVKVVKNKVSPPFKQAEFDILYGKGISKEGSLIDMGVEQGFIRKSGSWFTYEGEQLGQGKENARNFLLENVDVANEIEKKIKEKLGIGAVLTDDEVVPAPVDF
- a CDS encoding CGNR zinc finger domain-containing protein; this translates as MADPRPHLGEPLALDLLNTRWMSGDGLQDLLTDVEGLHIWLRTNNLHDRCGADEQTREALLAARDAIYRAVKEAQLDDINTLLSRGAIRRSLTDDGPRDTAEVPESCWLPGWLAADNLLALLAESPDRIKQCAHPQCVLFFYDTSKNGARRWHSMATCGNRAKAARHYAKNT